ttctctcttctctatctatacgatatatatatatataatttatattttaattttaattttaattataattctaataataagggtatgttagcgaatgttgtaagggtgtaagtcgaaattctgtccgtgtaacgctacgctatttttaatcattgtaagttatgttcaacctttttatattaatgtctcgtagctaagttattattatgcttatttaaaacgaagtaatcatgatgttgggctaattactaaaattgggtaattgggctttgtaccataattggggtttggacaaaagaacgacacttgtggaaattagactatgggctattaatgggctttatatttgtttaactaaatgaaagtttgttaatgttaatataaagatttacaattgggcgtccctataaattaccatatacactcaatcggacacgatgggcggggtatttatatgtacgaataatcgttcatttaatcggacacgggaatggattaatagccactagaataatcaaaacaggggtgaaattgcattcaagggtaattggtgtaattgttaacaaagggtaaaaccttggtttacacgcagtcgataacctggtgtattcattaaacaaagtattaaaaccttgttacaattcgaatccccaattagttggaatatttaacttcgggtataataataatttgatgaggacactcgcactttatatttatgactgatggactgttatggacaaaaaccagacggacatattaaataatccaggacaaaggacaattaacccatgggcataaaactaaaatcaacacgtcaaacatcatgattacggaagtttaaataagcataattcttttatttcatatttaatttcctttattttatatttaattgcacttctaattatcgcacttttatttattgttatttaatcgtacttttaattatcgtactttttaattgtcgcaagtttattttatcgcacttttattattcgcaatttcattatcgttatttactttacgctttaatttaagtcttgtatttattttatattttacattaggttttaactgcgactaaagtcttaaaatcgacaaaccggtcattaaacggtaaaaacccccctttataataataatattacttatatatatatttgtattttaataaaagtaaactaatatagcgttgagctttgtttaaagatttccctgtggaacgaaccggacttactaaaaactacactactgtacgattaggtacactgcctataagtgttgtagcaaggtttaagtatatccattctataaataaataaatatcttgtgtaaaattgtatcgtatttaatagtgttttctgctaaaattaataactattttatatacacctcgcataacatcagcaggCATCCAAAACCACCCATTTCCCACAGGGATGAAGATACCTTAGCACCTGGGGTACTACGAAGGAAAGGAGGATCCGGACAATTATATCAACGTATTCGAAGGGGCCGCCAGGATGGCCAAGTGGGACATGGTCGTGGCCTGTCATGCCTTCTCATACATGCTCAAAAGTGATGCCAGAATATGGTTTGACTCTTTAGCTAAAGACTCGATATCAAGCTTCGACGAGCTAAAGCGACAATTCAAGTCCAAGTTCAGTCAGCAGAAGCGTCACAAGAAAAACCATGTTGCTGCACATAGTATTCGACAGAAGGAACACGAAGCAACTCGAGCTTTCCTTAGTCGATACACCGATGAAACTCAGCAAATAGCTGGTAGAACACCTTACTCGGGACCTCCCAGATATTTACGAGAAACTTCTCGACAGAGCCTATGTTTGGATAGATGCGAAGGAAACTGCTGGAACTTTCACATACGAAGACCAAACCAATTCGAAGCGGAAGGAAAAGTCCAGCAGCCGAAAAGAAAGGCACGGGAAAAGAGAGGATAAGGGACGCTATGCCCCTTACAAAAGGGAAAATAACGCCGGAATCTTAGGAACTCTCATAAAAACTCCGAAGAAAATCCTCTCCACAAAAAAGGCAGCACAAGCCTTCAAAGCGCCACCAAAGTTGGCTAATAAAGGAAAACCCAGAGACACAAGCAATTTCTGCGACTTCCACAATGACTATGGTCATGAGACAGACGAATGCATTCAGCTAAAGCTTGAAATCGAAGACGCGGTGAGATCAAGGAAACTTTCACACTTGGTGAAGGGAATTCGAAAAGCAACGAAGGCTTCCGAGCCTGTTTCTGAAGACAAAAAGCCTAACGTGGGTAAAGCAATCCTTGCCATAGAAAGTTGTTTCGCAGTCGAATCCCGAAGGCATTTCAAAAGAAGCAGGTCAACCCAAGTCATCGACTGGGAGGAAATCTCCTTCCCTATGCTAGATACTATTACTCCATCTGATCAACCAGTCACTATCAGTGGCATGATATTCGATAGGGATGTCCACAGAATCTACCTCGATAGCGGTAGCTCATGCGACGTAATGTACGAGCACTGCTTCCAGCAGCTCAGCCCAGCAATTAAAGCACGATTAATGCCACCACGAGAACCCCTAGTTGGTTTCTCAGGGGAAAGATGCTGGCTGATAGGTGAAATAGACCTTGATTTCACCATTGGAGAGCCACCTATGACACGAACGGAGACATTAGACTTCGTCGTTACTCGAGCGAATTCACAACACAAAATCCTGCTAGGATGGATGGAAATGATGAGAATGGGAATCTTGGTATCCACTGTGCGCCAATTAGTCGAGTTTCACACAAGCCAAGGGATAGCTACCCTCCCATCAACCTATGACCAAGCCAAGGTAATCATGGCTATCAAGGAAACTACGGCGAATCTCGGAAAAACTATCCTAGAAACCAAAGAAGAAAATCCACATGAAGAAAAGGTATCCATCAACCCTTTCTTCCCTGAGCAGCAAGTTACCGTCGGAAGGCAATTGCCTTCGGACTTGAAAATGGGACTCCACAAGTTACTTCAATCCAATATGGATGTCTTTGCCTGGGAATATAGGGATATGACGGGGATTCTTCGAACCCTAAATATCCAAGGCAAAGAAATCATAACGGAACATAGGCTCAACGAGTACAAGCTTCTAGAGCCCATATACAAGAAGAAAAGGAATTTAGCCTCGGAAAGGGACAAAGCTGCATGTGAGGAAGTAGAAGAGTTACTTAAGGCAGGAATTATACGTGAACCCATTTGGGTAGCCAACCCTGTAATGGTCAAAAAATCAGATGGCGGTTGGAGAATGTGTGTCGATTTCACCAATATTAATAAAGCATGCCCAAAAGATTGCTACCCCCTGCCCGAAATAGATTGGAAGGTGGAGTCACTCAAGGGGTACAAgttcaaatgtttcctagatgccTACAAAGGGTACCACCAAATTCATATGGCAAGGGAAGACGAAGAGAAGACCTCTTTCTATACCAGCAAAGGGATATTCTGCTACCAAAAAATGCCATTCGGGTTAAAGAATGCCGTAGCAACCTATCAGAGGTTAGTGGACAAGGCTTTCCATAAGCAGCTAGGCAGAAACCTGGAGGCTTATGTCGACGATAAGGTGATCAAAAGAATCGAGGAAGCTGACCTCTTAATTGATATAGAGGTGACATTTCAAACCCTAAGGTCGATTAACATGAAGCTAAACCAGAAGAAATGTTATTTCGGGGTAGAAGAAGGAAGGTTCCTTGGTTACTACATAACGAAGAAAGGAATCCAATCCAATCCAGACAAAGTCGACCGAATCAAAGATCTCAAAGTTCCAAGTACCCTGAAAGAAATCCAAAGCCTGAACGGAAAATTGGCTTCGCTTAGTCGTTTTCTATCAAGGGGAGCTGAGAAACAGCTACCTTTTTCCAAAATCCTCAAGGATTGCTTGGGCAAAAAGAAGATTACTTGGACCACCGAGGCAGACCAAGCTTTCAAAGAAATAAAGGCATGCATCTCAAATCTTCCGGTGTTGACCTCTCCAGACAAAGGGGAAACCCTGTATGTCTACTTAGCAGCATCCAAGGAAAGTATCAGTGCGGTACTCATTGCAGAAAGGGCACGAAGCCAAATTCCAATATACTTCATCAGCAGAACACTCCAAGGGGCAGAAGTCAACTACCCCGAGCTAGAAAAGTTAACACTGGCACTAGTACATACTGCACGAAAGCTACGAAAGTATTTCCAGGCTCACCAATCGTTTTCTTAACCAACAAACCAAACCAGCAAGTGCTCATGAAACCAGAGAAGTCCGAAAGGATGGCCAAATGGGCCATCAAACTAGACGAACATGATATAGAGTTCTAGGTGAGAAACTCAATCAAAGGAAAAAGTCTTGGCTGACTTCATAGTCGAaacaacagaagaagaagaaattccTTCAACACAAATCATCGTCCCGCCAATCGAGCATGAAGAATGGAAGTTATTTACGGACGGGGCCTCAAGCTCTGATGGCTCCGGAGCAGGGCTCATGCTAGTAAGCCCCGAGGGAAAGGAATTCACTTTTGCACTACGCTTCGAGTTCAGCAcgacgaacaacgaagcagaatacgaaGCCTTACTTGCTGGACTAAGACTGGTAAGGGATCTTAACATACAATATCTCAAGGTATTCGTTGATTCTCAACTTGTTGCGAACCAAGTTGCGGGGCCTTCGAAGCAAGAAGCCCCACCATCCAGCAATACTTAGCAAAATCGAAGGAACTCATTGAGCAGTTTAAAGGCTTCGAGATGGAGCACGTGAGAAGAAGCCAAAACAAGAAAGCAGATGCCCTGAGCAAAATTGCCTCCATCACCTTTGCCCACTTAGCGAAAGAAGTCTTGGTTGAAACCCTAGAACGAAGATCTATAGAAGCCGAGGAAATCTGTGACCTCTACCCGGATCAAGAAAACACATGGATGAAACCAATTAAAGACTACCTAGCATATGGGCTACTACCAGAAGACAAAGGAGAGGCAAGAAAGATCAAAATCAAGGCACCTTCGTATAAACTTCAAGATGGCAAGTTGTACCAAAAGTCTTTCCTTACCCCATGGCTAAATTGTATGGGACCCTCCCAGGCGACCATCATCATCCAAGAAATGCACGAAGGAGTGTGCGGTTTTCATGCGGGACCAAGGTCTATCGTGGCTAATATTATGAGGCTCGGATATTACTGGCCAACCATGCACCAGGATACGGTCACCACATTACAAACCTATGAATCGTGTCAAATCCATGCAAAAGTTCAAAAGCAGCCAAAGCAAGAACTTATATTTATACTCTCAGCGTGGCCATTCACCAAATGGGGGATTGATATAGTGGGACCATTAACGGAAGTCCCAGGAGGAATATTGTTCTTAGTAGTAGCAGTTGAATACTTCACCAAATGGGCCGAAGCCAAGCCACTAAAGAAAATAACAGGGAAGCACATCGAAAAGTTTGTATGAGAACACATAGTGTGCAGATTCGAGATTCCCCAAGAGATCATTTCAGACAACGGTAAGCAATTTGCTGAAGAAATATTTCCCAAATTTTGCGAAAGGCTGCAGATCAAGCaaactgatgtgtgcagcggtgtatacgaaatactattaaatacgatacaattttacacaagttttaatttaatttatttacagatgggatatacctaaaccttgctacaacattataggcagtgtacctaatcgtagagtagtatagtttttagtaagtccggttcgttccacagggagacgacttattttacactatattttaaacaactatatttgtacaaaatatatataattatttatagtaataatgaaatgtcccgttcttattgattaaaaacgttccatattaattgatttcgttgcgaggttttgacctctatatgagacgtttttcaaagactgcattcattttaaaacaaaccataacctttatttcatcaataaaggtttaaaaagctttacgtagattatcaaataatgataatctaaaatatcctgtttacacacgaccattacataatggtttacaatacaaatatgttacaacaaaataagtttcttgaatgcagtttttacacaatatcatacaagcatggactccaaatctcgtccttatttaagtatgcgacagcggaagctcttaataatcacctgagaataaacatgcttaaaacgtcaacaaaaatgttggtgagt
This genomic stretch from Rutidosis leptorrhynchoides isolate AG116_Rl617_1_P2 chromosome 11, CSIRO_AGI_Rlap_v1, whole genome shotgun sequence harbors:
- the LOC139875862 gene encoding uncharacterized protein, which codes for MEHVRRSQNKKADALSKIASITFAHLAKEVLVETLERRSIEAEEICDLYPDQENTWMKPIKDYLAYGLLPEDKGEARKIKIKAPSYKLQDGKLYQKSFLTPWLNCMGPSQATIIIQEMHEGVCGFHAGPRSIVANIMRLGYYWPTMHQDTVTTLQTYESCQIHAKVQKQPKQELIFILSAWPFTKWGIDIVGPLTEVPGGILFLVVAVEYFTKWAEAKPLKKITGKHIEKFV